The genomic DNA AAGTATCTAAATTCCTCAGGCAGGTTGCTCCTTGTGTACAAACAAATTTGtataggttaaaatatgctatagATCCCTGTATTATTGAAAAAttgtgatttagtccttatactttaatttctataaatttagtcttttctattctttaaatttcaaaatttaagcccatttgttaacactattaaattttttgttaaatttgtttgtatgtgacattataaaattaaaaaaatcacttGAAAGAAATATAACTAAAAATGACATTATAATGaatataaatttaacaaaataattttaacatctAAAAAAACAAAGGATTAAATTCCTTTAAATAAAAGTATACTAAAAACAAAAGTTATACAAAACTCATTTTTGTCTTGACTGATGAATTCTCTGGTCATGTTAGACtttttaacttttgcattttgtCATGTCAATATTATTACACGTGGCATATCACATGTTACTATTTACTTGCTCTAATATTCACATCAACGAAAATAAAAGTAATGATTAAACTTAACTTTTCGTTGTGAGACTTAATTGATTTTACCCTTAAATAATAACTACCTCTAAGATAACGCAGAAAGACAAAGATTCAAGGGAATTATCCAATTTGAGTGCCTATTAAAGTTTGAGGGGTCATTTGAATACAATAATAAAGTTTAAGGGCTTCTTTAATATATTACCCATTTTATAATTAGTACAGTTTGGCCTTAATAAGAACTAATAAATTACATTTATCAATTTCGTCCCTCGTCCCGTTTTTTCCTCGTACCGTACAAAACAGTCACAGCTCAGAAAAACATCAGTCAATAAAAATTCCTAGAAATTTTTTTCCCGAGAAAATCTTTGCCAAacgagaaaaaaaaaatggtcagCTTTCCTTCTCTTTTTCAACTATTTTGTCTTTCAATTTTGCATTTTAAGAACCTTTAAGAAAACAATTCTCTAATTTTTGCGTTTTAATGATCACCTTTGTTTATGTTCGATTATCTGTAAAGCAGATCTAAACTTATTTACATCAAATTTGATTTGAATTTTGTTCGTAATGTTAATTTTTCTAAGCGTTAGACTCGGATCCAATATATTTCTTTTAGAgttcaattataaaaaaaaaaaggatagaaAATTGTATGTTGAAGATAATTTTTACATTATAATTAGCTTGTTTAGTTGAATCCGGTTTTAAAAGTTCGATTTTTCTTGTTTGTAGGAATTGTGTCCTTTAATTAAAAACATTCTTCTTTTGGATTCCGAAGGTAAACGTATAGCTGTTAAGTATTATTCAGATGATTGGCCTACCAATTCTGCTAAGGAAGCTTTTGAAAAAGCTGTGTTTGCTAAAACCCAAAAGACTAATGCCCGTACAGATGGTAAAATTCTGCTTCTGCACTATGATTTTTCTGTTAATGTGTGCTCAACATTTCGTTTGATCTGATTGTTTAGGTGTGAATCATGTAGATTTGTTAACAAAGGTTAATGCTGATGGTGGGTTAATCAAGTCATTGGATTTGAGAATTTGAAATGTTGCTTGCTTATTCATAAAGGGTTCTCCTTCAATTGTATTTGTCGAGGGGAGGTCAGTCTCGCTCTGTGAGACATCTTCAGGGAGTGTTGTCCAGGGAGTTGGCGAACCTTTCAACGGTGGAGGTATTGTGCCTGGGGTATCTATGCTTGATGGTGAGGCGCTCCCCAAACTCTGGAACCCGTTGGGCTCTCCTTGGAACCAAAAGATAAAACCCGGGGCTAAAACCGAGCATAAACACCCCGGGCACAATACTTCCACCATTGAGGAGTTCGCCGGCTCCCCAGATGACACTCCAAGAAGATGTCTCCCAAAGCGAGACCAACCTCCCGTCAACAGTATTGTTTTGAACATTGTTTTCGTTTGTGTTAGTGCTTTTTTAACATTTTGTTTGATCTGATTGtttacatgtaaaaccatgtaGATTTAAGTCAATCAAGTCATTAGATTTGAGAATTTTGAAGGTTGTTTGCTTGTTCATAAAGGGTTTTCCTTGGATGTATTGTTTTTGACATTGTTTTCATTTCTGTTAATGCTTTCTTAACATTTCATTTGATCTGATTGTTTACACGTAAAATATAGGTTCAAGTTAATCAAGTCATTAGATTTGAGAATTTGGAGTAGTTTGCTTGTTCAAAAAGGGGTTTTACTTTTCCTTTGATGTATCGTTTTGAACCCTTTTTTTAGTTTTTGTTAATGTTTACTTGATATTTCATTTGATCTGTTTCTATATACATGTAAATCATATTGATTTACGAGGAAGGTTGATGATggtgagttaatcaagttataaTATTTGAGAAATTCGCCGTTTGCTTGTTCATAAGATGTTCTGAACATAGTTTTCGTTGTTTCTGTGTGGATGAATTGCGGAAATATCCTAGGTTGGCATTGCTTTAAGTATTTCAGATTGCTAGTTTAACATAGTTTTTTTCTGCTCCCTTACAGCTGAGATAACAATGTTTGATAATTATGTTGTTGTATACAAGTTTGTTCAAGACCTTCACTTTTTTGTTACCGGAGGTGAAAATGAAAACGAGATTATCTTGGCTGCAGTACTCCAGGGTTTCTTTGATGCAGTTGGACTTCTCCTCAGGTTTTTCATAATGCTTCCTACTATTGTAATCTTTCTACATGTGTGAGATATCATCGTGCTATGTTACTTGGACTCAGGTGTATGTATTGGACATGGATATGTGTCTGATATGGTGTATGTTTTTACAAGATTTTCATGTAAATGAACAGTTTGGGCATAGGCATAGG from Gossypium arboreum isolate Shixiya-1 chromosome 9, ASM2569848v2, whole genome shotgun sequence includes the following:
- the LOC108454792 gene encoding coatomer subunit zeta-1-like, translating into MELCPLIKNILLLDSEGKRIAVKYYSDDWPTNSAKEAFEKAVFAKTQKTNARTDAEITMFDNYVVVYKFVQDLHFFVTGGENENEIILAAVLQGFFDAVGLLLRGTVDKKEALENLDLILLCLDEIVDGGIILETDANVIAGKVASHSMDAGAPLSEQTITQALATAREHLTRSLLK